Proteins from one Mycobacterium adipatum genomic window:
- a CDS encoding tetratricopeptide repeat protein, whose product MAEDRQGNSDDRRPRRAAGDNPRAGGNSGQRSSADGAQRPGSGGYARRGGRDRPKPPWSSSPDGPRRDFRGGSENITTGPRIPPEIEAKQLAPDVRSELITLDKSTADVVARHLVAAGELLEEDPAAALEHARAARARSGRIAAVREAVGIAAYYCGDWAQALAELRAARRMGSKSALLPLIADCERGVGRPERAVELARSEEALQLTGDDADELRIVVAGARSDLGQHEQALALLARPPLDATRLGTTNARLFYVYAETLLALGRTEDAVQAFLNAAAVDVEGVTDAEERLTELT is encoded by the coding sequence GTGGCCGAGGACAGACAAGGCAACAGCGACGATCGGCGACCTCGCCGGGCCGCGGGCGACAATCCGCGCGCCGGGGGGAACAGCGGACAACGTTCGAGCGCCGACGGCGCACAGCGTCCCGGTAGCGGAGGTTACGCGCGCCGCGGTGGACGGGACCGGCCGAAGCCGCCGTGGTCTTCGAGCCCGGACGGTCCACGACGAGACTTTCGGGGCGGCAGTGAGAACATCACCACCGGCCCGCGCATCCCACCGGAGATCGAAGCCAAACAGCTCGCTCCCGATGTCCGCAGTGAACTGATCACCCTGGACAAGTCCACCGCCGACGTCGTGGCACGCCACCTGGTGGCGGCCGGAGAGCTCCTCGAAGAGGATCCCGCGGCCGCGCTGGAACACGCCCGTGCCGCGCGCGCCCGTTCGGGCCGGATCGCCGCCGTCCGCGAAGCCGTGGGCATCGCCGCGTACTACTGCGGTGACTGGGCACAGGCCCTCGCCGAGCTACGGGCCGCCCGCCGGATGGGCAGCAAGTCCGCGCTCCTTCCGTTGATCGCCGACTGCGAACGCGGTGTCGGACGCCCCGAACGAGCCGTCGAGTTGGCCCGCAGCGAAGAGGCCCTCCAGCTCACCGGCGACGATGCCGACGAGCTGCGCATCGTGGTGGCCGGCGCGCGATCCGATCTCGGACAGCACGAGCAGGCGCTGGCACTCCTCGCCCGCCCGCCGCTGGATGCGACTCGGCTCGGGACCACCAACGCCAGGCTGTTCTACGTCTACGCCGAGACACTGCTCGCGTTGGGCCGCACCGAAGACGCGGTGCAGGCCTTCCTCAACGCCGCCGCCGTCGACGTCGAAGGTGTGACCGACGCCGAAGAACGTCTCACCGAGCTGACCTGA